The sequence GAATACGCTGATGGGCGCCGAGCGGGGAGCCGATGTCATCGTGGTCGGCGCCGGCATCATCGGCGCCGCCTGCGCCTGGCGGTTGGCGCGGGAAGGCTATCGCGTCTCGGTGGTGGACGATCGCCGCGCCGGCGCCACCGCCGCCGGCATGGGGCATCTGGTGTGCATGGACGATAATCCGGCCGAGCTGGCGTTGAGCGCTTATTCGCTGCGGTTATGGCGTGAAGTGACGGGGCGCATGCCGCAAGCGTGTGCCTGGCGCGGCTGCGGAACGCTATGGCTGGCGGATAAAGCGGATGAAATGGCCATCGCCGAGCAAAAGCGGGTGCGGCTGGCGGAGCAGGGCGTGGCCGCGGAATTGCTGACGGCGGAACAGATCGCCGCCATGGAGCCGATGCTGCGGCACGGCCTGGCCGGCGGACTGCGGGTGCCGGGCGACGGCATTCTGTATGCGCCGCTCGCGGCTCGCTGGCTGTTGGCCGACGGTGGTGCGGCAATCGACGTGGTGCACGGCGAAGCGGCAGCGCTGGAAGAGGGAGCCGTGCGGCTGGCGGACGGCAGACGCCTGGCCGCGCCGGTGGTGCTCCTGGCGTGCGGCCTTGGGGCCAATGGCCTATTGCCGCAGACTTTGCTGTACGCCAAAAAGGGCCATCTGGCGATCACCGATCGCTACCCGCTGCGGGTGCGGCATCAACTGGTGGAGTTGGGGTATGGGGCCAGCGCGCATGCCAGCGACGGCACGTCGGTGGCATTCAATGTGCAGGCACGGCCCACCGGGCAATGGCTGATCGGTTCTTCTCGCCAGTTCGGCGCCGTCGATTCGGTGTTGGACATGCCGCTGTTGGCGGCGATGCTTGCGCGTGCGCAGCATTTCTTGCCCGCACTGGCGCAGATGAACATCATTCGCTGCTGGACCGGGCTGCGCGCCGCCTCCGTCGACGGGCTGCCGCTGTTGGGCGCGCATCCACGGTATTCCTGGCTGTGGCTGGCACTGGGGCACGAGGGATTGGGCGTCACGACCGCCCTCGGCAGCGCTGCGCTGATCGCTGCGCAGATCGGCCGGCAAACGCCGGAGATTGACGATTCCCCGTATTTGGCGGCGCGGGCGTTTGCCGCCGAGGAGCTGCCTGTATGAATGAAAGACAAAACACGATCGCGTTGAGCATCGATGGCGAGCACCGGCGGGTGCCGGTTGGCCTCAGCGTTGCTGCGGCGCTCAGCCTGTGCGGCGACGATCGTTGTCGGTTGTCTGTTTCACATCAACCGCGCGCTCCCTTTTGCGGCATGGGCGTTTGTCAGGAGTGCCGGGTGAACATTAACGGTCTGCGTCGCCTGGCGTGCCAAACGCTGTGCCAAGCCGGCATGCGCATTGAGAGGAGCGATGATGAGTAACTTAGACTGTGAGGTGCTGATCGTCGGTGCCGGGCCGGCCGGCATGGCGGCGGCGCTGGCCGCGGCGGAAAGCGGTGGCCAGGTGCGAATGATTGATGATAATCCGCATCCCGGCGGGCAAATTTGGCGCGATGGGCCACAGGTGGTTTTGCCTGAAACGGCGAACCGCTATCGGCAGGCGGTGGCGACGAAGGAAAATATTGCGCTGCAGCCCGGTTGCAAGCTGGTGGCGCAGTGTGGCGCTAACCGATTGGCGTATGAAGACGCCGATGGCTGCGGCGTGATTCGCTATCAAAAGCTGATTCTATGCAATGGCGCGCGTGAACTTCTGCTGCCGTTCCCCGGCTGGACGCTGCCGGGGGTGACCGGCGCCGGTGGTCTACAGGCGCAAATCAAGCAAGGGCTGGCTATCCGCGGCGAACGAGTGGCGATAGCCGGCAGCGGGCCGCTGCTGTTGGCGGTGGCGAACAGCGTGAAACAGGCCGGAGGCGAGGTGGTGCTGGTGGCTGAGCAGGCGCCGCTTTGGCGGTTGGCGGCGTTCGCCGGCGGCCTGTGGCGTTGGCCAGGCAAGCTGCGTCAGGCGTTTTCTCTGATGCCGCATCGTTACCGTGCCGGTAGCCGGGTGCAGGCGGCGTTGGGGCAAGAACGTTTAACCGCGGTGCGCGTCAATAACGGCGGGCGGGAAAGAACGATCGCCTGCGACAGGTTGGCCTGCGGTTTTGGTCTGGTGGCGAACATTGAGTTGGCGATGCTGCTGGGGTGTCGGATAGAACACGACGCCGTAGCGGTGGATCATTGGCAGCAAACCAGCCAGGTGCAAATTTTTGCTGCCGGGGAATGTACCGGCATCGGCGGCAGTGAATTGGCGCTCACCGAAGGCGCCATCGCCGGTTATGCTGCCACCGGGCAGCGGGAAAAGGCGGATCGCCTGGCGGCGCAGCGGCGGCGATGGCGGCGTTTTGCCACGGCGGCGGCCAGAGCCTTCGCTCTCGATGAGCGCTTGGATTCGCTGGCCAAACCACAAACGCTGCTGTGCCGCTGTGAAGACGTCATGCTGGAACAGGTGCGTCATCAGCCGGATTGGCACACGGCCAAGCTGGGCAGCCGCTGTGGCATGGGGGCATGTCAGGGTAAAGTCTGTGCGACGGCGGCGAGGCAGCTTTTTGGCTGGCCTTTGCCGCCGCCGCGTGTGCCTTTAACGCCGGTCAGAGCGGAAACGTTGGTTGCGCTGGGGCTGCTTGGCGATGACGACGACGGCTGAATGGCTTAGCGGGCATTCCGCACCCGGCAAACGCCGCTATATCACCATTGCGGCCAATAGTAGGTTTTCTCTCGCCAGCCTTTGCCGTACATGCAGGCTTCGATGGTGGCGTCTCGTGCGGACTGATTACGATCGGTTTGCACTGTTTTAATCGACGGTTCCTTGTCATAGCGGTATCCCGATGGACAGTCTTTCTTATTTTTCTCGCAAGGAATGTATTTGTTTTCGTAGCTGAACTCCACGTCCCGCACCATGTCCGGCGGAAAACGTTCGTAGCCGCGACTGCGGCATTCGGCATATTCGGCATTTCGGGTACTCTCAACCGCGCCGGGCCTTTCCCATTGGGTGCAGGCGGTCAACATCAATAACGGCAAGGCAATCAAACAACGGCAATTCTTCATGGTGTCCCTAACTCTTTCTCTATCCTGAGGCTCGCTGACTAGGAATGTTCCTAACCGGTGAGGTAGGGAAGTGTAATAAACTGGCGCAATAATTGGAAATGATAATGGTTATTGTTTAGGTATGATTGAGGAAGTGCCGCGTTGAGAGAGGATGTGGCGCATTGAGTGAAGTCTGTAGGAAGCGGCGACCTCATGGCGAGGGCAGGTCGATGTGGCGCTGGTTTTTTCATTTTCTTTTTGCCGCAAGGATCCGAGCATCATTGCATCGTTATGAGTAGAGAAATAATATGCAGGCTAAGTATGTTCTTAGCTGGTTTGAATATTATCTTTATTTAGGATATTTACCCATGCCAAGAATTTAATTCTCGGTATTAATACCCTATTTTTTTTATTTCTGTTTTTTTAATGGGGTTTTATTTTCGGATTTTATCCAGAAGAGAATTTTTAGTTACAGGGAATTCATTTGCATTTTAATTTTGGATTTTTTAAATTCAGTTCAGAGGAAGGATAACCGTTCGCGACAGCTACAAAAAAGGAGTTTATTTTGTCAGGGATAAAGAAAACGCCTGAAAGTCATGACGGTTTACCTGCACCATCAGAGGATTATGATACTTTTAAGCACCTCTCCGATGTTGGCTCCGTGTTGGGATATGGGCGAACTCGCTTTTATCAGTGGTGCCGTAGCCGCGGATTTCTAACTCCGATGAACGTTCCGTCTCATGAAATGATCGCCCTGGGATATATGGTGGCGGTGTTATCAGAGACCGGCCATACCCGGGTTTACGTCACGCAGGATGGTTTCAGTTACGTCAGTGGCGCTTTTGCTGCAGATATCCAACGTGGCATGATCAAGTTTTAAATCTGCAATAATCGCCTTTATTTCAATGGCTTTAATGCAGAATCTTCTTATCCCTGCAGGTTCGTGGGAGGAGTGGGAAGTTATCCGATTTTTTCGCATCTGCGGTATGAATGCTACTGGAGACAGCTATTCTCTTGTTACGATAAGCATTATTTTCTTCAGGAGCCAAGGATGAAGCATTACGCCGCGTTGTTATTTGCCTCTGCACTGTTGACGGGATGTGCGACCCAAGCCGTGCCGCCGCAACAGGCTGAGTTGCCCCCCCCAAGCCGTCTGATGCTCTATCAGAATATCCCGGATACGCCTTACGCCACGGTGGTGGTGGTGCGCGACAGCGGAATGCTGGCGGGCAGCTGCCGCACCGGCGTCTATGTGAATGGGGAGTTTGCCGCTTCGCTGGAGGCGAAAGAAAAAGCAGAGTTTCGCGTGCCGCCAGGCAATGTTTCGGTCAGTATCGGGCAAGATATGATCGAGAATCACCTGTGTATTTGGCGTGAGACCGGCGGCAGCATACCGATGACGCTGCGCGCCGGTGAAAGCCGCTATCTGCGTATCGCCGGCGATCGGCAGCGTGGCTTCGTTTTGCAGGCGGGGCGACCGTAATCTGCCCTGGCAAGGGCGTTAACGCCCTTGCCACCATCCCCACAGCGTAATGAGTAGCCACGCTGCCGCAATCCAGCACAGTACCGCCGCCCCCAGAGCCAACGACAGCCGCAGACTGTTGATCAGGAAATACAGCGAGATCAAATACACCAGGTAGGGTAGCACCGCCCACATGCCAAAAATCAGCGTGGTTTTCAGCGCCGCAATGGAACGCTCGTTGCCGACAATGTAATGCGCAATCAGGGCGAAAGTGGGAAAGAGCGGGACTAAACCGGCGATATAATAGTTGCGCGTTTTGGCCAACAGGCCGATCAGAACCACGACCAGTGCGCCGATCAGCGCTTTGACAAGGATGGCCATAACGGTCTCGGGTGTGGGGGAAAGTCAACACACTGCCCGAAAGCACGTGCAAGATCAATGGGGTGTGGAGTAGCGCGGTGAAAAGCAGACCCACAAGAAGTGCGGGTCTGGGACGCAACGCTTACTGACGGTAAGCGTGCTTGATTTGCTGAATGCTGTTCTTGAAGATTTCCGCCTGGGTAGGATCTTCAATCTGGGCGATGAAACGTTCCATGTTGATGATGACTTTCCCGGCGTCGGCCTGGCCGATCGACTTCAAGATCAGCGTCAGCGTAGCTTTGAGGCAGGCAACCTCGGTCGCCAAGATTTCCGGGTTTGCAGACGTAGTGAAATCAACGTTGCTCATTTTCTCTCCTGATTTTTTGAGGCCGTAGCCTGATACAAGCTGCTTTGGCACGCCGCGTGCGGGCTAAACGTTGCCCCGCGCGCAGCGGCGAATTTAACTGGGCGCGGAGTATAGCATAGCATGCGTCCGTCATCTGCACCGGGCTTGCTCCGGTCATGCGGGTGGGCAACGTTCGCTCATTGCCATGCTGAATCATCCGCTGTCGGCCAGTTATTTCGAGGTGGTTAACAAGTATTTGTCCGGCACGTTATTGTTGAACAATGGGGGGAATTATAATTATTTGGGCGGGGAACACCGATTTTACCGGCGTTTGCCGGGAATAATAGTTTCGAACGCGGGTTGCCAAACCCACGTTGGCGGCGGATTTTGTTACGCCTTTAAATATCAAATGATTACAAAAAGCCAACGGCCGTGTTAATATTATGCATGTCGCGATTGCTTACACAGATTTCTCACGCGCAACATGATTGTCGCGCTATCCTGTGTTTGGTGCAGCGCCGCGCAATTATTTTCGTCGTCCGATCTTTTCCAACGTGACGATTTATCGGCGGCATAGACGGCTAAAATTGAAAAATCAGCTCTGCTCCGCAAAGTTATTCGAAAGTATGTATTAATCTGTGTTCATTCTTGTCTGAAAAACAAGTAATATCTCTGGCGAAAACAGAGGCCGATTGCGTTACTCCCTTTTTTTGGAGATTTTTCCTTGATTAGCGTTCTTCTTGTTGATGACCACGAACTGGTGCGCGCAGGGATACGACGCATTCTTGAAGATATCAAAGGTATAAAAGTTGTCGGTGAGGCTCAGTGCGGTGAAGACGCCGTAAAATGGTGCCGTGGCAACGCTGTCGATATCGTGCTGATGGACATGAATATGCCGGGCATTGGCGGGCTGGAAGCCACGCGCAAGATTGTGCGTTATGCACCCGACGTCAAAGTCATCATGTTGACCATCCATACTGAAAATCCTTTGCCCGCGAAGGTGATGCAGGCGGGTGCCGCCGGTTACCTGAGCAAGGGCGCCGCGCCGCAGGAAGTGATTAACGCCTTGCGTTCCGTGCATGCGGGGCAGCGCTATATCGCGTCTGATATCGCCCAGCAGATGGCCCTGAGTCAGCTGGAGCCGCAGGCTGAAACGCCGTTCAGCTGCCTGTCTGAACGCGAGTTACAGATCATGTTGATGATCACCAAAGGCAAAAAGGTGAATGAGATCTCGGAGCAACTGAGTCTCAGCCCGAAAACGGTGAACAGCTACCGTTACCGCATGTTCAGCAAACTGAATATCAGCGGCGACGTCGAATTGACTCACCTGGCCATCCGACATGGATTGTTCAATGCGGAGACGTTGTTAAGCAGTGAATGACCGTTTTGATGCCAAAGCCTTCCTGAGTACCGTCACCAGCCAGCCCGGCGTCTACCGTATGTACGACGCCACGGGTACGGTGATCTACGTCGGTAAAGCCAAAGACCTGAAAAAGCGTCTCGCCAGCTATTTTCGGCAGCAGGTCAGCAGCCGTAAAACCGAGACGCTGGTTAAAAATATCGCGCAAATAGACGTAACGGTTACCCATACTGAAACAGAAGCGCTGCTGTTGGAACATAACTACATTAAATTGTACCAACCGCGATATAATGTTCTTTTGCGA comes from Serratia sarumanii and encodes:
- the uvrY gene encoding UvrY/SirA/GacA family response regulator transcription factor yields the protein MISVLLVDDHELVRAGIRRILEDIKGIKVVGEAQCGEDAVKWCRGNAVDIVLMDMNMPGIGGLEATRKIVRYAPDVKVIMLTIHTENPLPAKVMQAGAAGYLSKGAAPQEVINALRSVHAGQRYIASDIAQQMALSQLEPQAETPFSCLSERELQIMLMITKGKKVNEISEQLSLSPKTVNSYRYRMFSKLNISGDVELTHLAIRHGLFNAETLLSSE
- a CDS encoding DUF2594 family protein, whose product is MSNVDFTTSANPEILATEVACLKATLTLILKSIGQADAGKVIINMERFIAQIEDPTQAEIFKNSIQQIKHAYRQ
- a CDS encoding (2Fe-2S)-binding protein → MNERQNTIALSIDGEHRRVPVGLSVAAALSLCGDDRCRLSVSHQPRAPFCGMGVCQECRVNINGLRRLACQTLCQAGMRIERSDDE
- a CDS encoding GlpM family protein; amino-acid sequence: MAILVKALIGALVVVLIGLLAKTRNYYIAGLVPLFPTFALIAHYIVGNERSIAALKTTLIFGMWAVLPYLVYLISLYFLINSLRLSLALGAAVLCWIAAAWLLITLWGWWQGR
- a CDS encoding NAD(P)/FAD-dependent oxidoreductase; its protein translation is MGAERGADVIVVGAGIIGAACAWRLAREGYRVSVVDDRRAGATAAGMGHLVCMDDNPAELALSAYSLRLWREVTGRMPQACAWRGCGTLWLADKADEMAIAEQKRVRLAEQGVAAELLTAEQIAAMEPMLRHGLAGGLRVPGDGILYAPLAARWLLADGGAAIDVVHGEAAALEEGAVRLADGRRLAAPVVLLACGLGANGLLPQTLLYAKKGHLAITDRYPLRVRHQLVELGYGASAHASDGTSVAFNVQARPTGQWLIGSSRQFGAVDSVLDMPLLAAMLARAQHFLPALAQMNIIRCWTGLRAASVDGLPLLGAHPRYSWLWLALGHEGLGVTTALGSAALIAAQIGRQTPEIDDSPYLAARAFAAEELPV
- a CDS encoding FAD-dependent oxidoreductase — its product is MSNLDCEVLIVGAGPAGMAAALAAAESGGQVRMIDDNPHPGGQIWRDGPQVVLPETANRYRQAVATKENIALQPGCKLVAQCGANRLAYEDADGCGVIRYQKLILCNGARELLLPFPGWTLPGVTGAGGLQAQIKQGLAIRGERVAIAGSGPLLLAVANSVKQAGGEVVLVAEQAPLWRLAAFAGGLWRWPGKLRQAFSLMPHRYRAGSRVQAALGQERLTAVRVNNGGRERTIACDRLACGFGLVANIELAMLLGCRIEHDAVAVDHWQQTSQVQIFAAGECTGIGGSELALTEGAIAGYAATGQREKADRLAAQRRRWRRFATAAARAFALDERLDSLAKPQTLLCRCEDVMLEQVRHQPDWHTAKLGSRCGMGACQGKVCATAARQLFGWPLPPPRVPLTPVRAETLVALGLLGDDDDG